The Vibrio chagasii genome includes a region encoding these proteins:
- a CDS encoding AraC family transcriptional regulator, translated as MAGPGAIKNFEETFKPESWHAHQEFELVLHRNFQGKSRIETFEGQIKHNELLLIGPGLAHSFESRDSDEKHPCETHVIWFREEWIGQLMYSSAELRQLAPIIRNANKGIRFTTQTAEKVYQHLINFSELSPIAQLAVFIQVLGELCSDQHVIELLPYYSRGEKEKASNDFSKIDKVCQYIDLHYSSDITLKKLANYVHVSENTVHRWFTQHFNESYITYLTKLRLNHASQLLTTTSQPISLIAERVGYTNRSNFNRLFKKYKGTSPSMYRQKFR; from the coding sequence ATGGCTGGTCCTGGCGCTATAAAAAATTTTGAAGAAACCTTCAAACCGGAAAGCTGGCATGCTCATCAAGAATTTGAACTGGTTTTGCATCGCAACTTTCAAGGTAAATCGAGAATTGAAACCTTTGAAGGGCAGATAAAACACAACGAACTACTACTAATTGGCCCAGGCCTTGCCCATAGCTTCGAATCACGAGATTCAGATGAAAAACATCCGTGTGAAACTCATGTCATCTGGTTCAGAGAGGAGTGGATCGGCCAACTCATGTACAGCAGTGCCGAGCTTCGACAGTTGGCTCCTATCATTCGCAATGCCAACAAAGGTATAAGGTTTACAACACAAACAGCAGAGAAGGTTTACCAACACCTCATTAACTTTAGTGAACTATCCCCAATTGCGCAGCTTGCAGTCTTCATTCAGGTTTTGGGAGAACTGTGCTCTGATCAACATGTTATCGAGCTACTGCCCTATTATTCGCGAGGAGAAAAAGAAAAGGCTAGTAATGATTTCAGCAAAATAGATAAGGTTTGCCAGTACATAGATCTGCACTATTCATCAGATATTACTTTGAAAAAGCTTGCTAATTACGTACATGTAAGTGAAAACACTGTACATCGTTGGTTCACACAACACTTTAACGAAAGTTACATCACCTATTTAACAAAGTTAAGGTTGAATCATGCTTCGCAATTGCTCACAACAACGTCGCAGCCCATTAGCTTAATTGCAGAAAGAGTAGGCTATACTAATCGCTCTAACTTTAATCGCCTGTTTAAAAAGTACAAAGGCACATCACCTTCAATGTACCGTCAGAAATTCAGATGA
- a CDS encoding methyl-accepting chemotaxis protein produces MSRLENTPTKWLFIIIMSAISLSCLTMFLVISSSNKIIRENSHWVNHTYRVMLEVDKAVEQVVNMETGYRGYMITGNKSFLAPYYQGKKKIHVALKGLIELTKDNNTQTIAFNSVHAEVNNWQSEVLDAGIAIREIGSHQAASEFVNKATGKAYVDKIRRILDEASGREEALLIQRAIDQRVSLENLERWTLITLGISWLISALILFLASKTILKNVDDISVAIDCFAKGEIKLINAEPSKNEFYKIRQCFNRSMAQLTSLINELTLSSEQSNLATGKLSTVMESTAKNAQTELAQVDEISTAINQLSSTASEVSSNATQAEEQTRMALSSVESGSHLLQESTELTSRMSGSIQVTAELIEDLMNSAINISEVTNIISSISEQTNLLALNAAIEAARAGEQGRGFAVVADEVRSLAGKTQESTRSIQEIITRLQNQSKQANDNIVSDVESIRASVDISEKVMAAFKDIDASVKTISDMNALVATASHQQFSVTESIAVTTIKARDLVNENANAVQQCQSATDELVTFAKKQNNELAFFKIIKC; encoded by the coding sequence ATGTCAAGGTTAGAAAACACACCTACAAAATGGTTATTTATTATTATAATGTCAGCAATATCATTGTCATGCCTAACAATGTTTTTGGTTATTAGTTCTTCCAATAAAATTATCCGTGAAAATAGTCATTGGGTTAATCATACATATCGAGTGATGCTTGAGGTCGATAAAGCAGTCGAGCAAGTTGTTAATATGGAAACTGGATACAGGGGTTATATGATTACGGGGAACAAGAGTTTCCTTGCACCCTATTACCAAGGTAAAAAGAAAATTCATGTGGCTCTTAAGGGATTGATTGAACTCACTAAAGACAACAACACCCAAACGATAGCTTTTAACTCGGTTCATGCCGAGGTGAACAATTGGCAAAGTGAAGTCTTGGATGCTGGTATCGCGATTAGGGAAATTGGCTCGCACCAAGCAGCTTCTGAATTTGTGAACAAAGCGACAGGAAAAGCGTATGTTGACAAGATAAGAAGGATACTTGATGAAGCATCTGGAAGAGAGGAGGCATTGCTTATTCAGCGCGCCATTGATCAGAGGGTATCATTGGAAAATCTTGAGCGATGGACTTTAATCACTTTAGGCATCAGTTGGCTTATCTCAGCACTTATTCTTTTTCTTGCCAGCAAAACAATTCTAAAAAATGTTGACGATATCTCAGTAGCCATAGATTGCTTTGCTAAAGGTGAGATTAAGCTAATAAATGCTGAACCCTCCAAGAATGAGTTTTACAAAATTAGACAGTGTTTTAACCGTTCAATGGCGCAATTGACCTCATTAATTAATGAACTGACGTTGTCTTCAGAACAATCTAATTTAGCAACCGGTAAGCTATCAACAGTAATGGAGAGTACAGCGAAGAATGCTCAGACTGAATTAGCTCAGGTTGACGAAATTTCTACAGCTATCAACCAACTATCTAGTACCGCTAGTGAAGTCTCCTCAAATGCGACTCAAGCAGAAGAACAAACGAGAATGGCTTTGTCGAGTGTCGAAAGTGGGAGTCACTTACTGCAAGAATCAACAGAACTTACTTCGCGAATGAGCGGATCTATTCAAGTGACGGCGGAGTTGATTGAAGATCTAATGAATAGTGCAATAAACATAAGTGAAGTGACGAATATTATTAGTTCTATATCAGAACAAACAAACTTATTGGCGCTGAATGCTGCAATTGAAGCAGCTAGAGCGGGAGAGCAAGGTCGTGGTTTCGCGGTGGTCGCAGATGAAGTTCGAAGTTTAGCGGGTAAGACACAAGAATCTACACGCAGCATTCAAGAGATCATCACGCGCTTGCAAAACCAATCAAAGCAGGCGAACGACAATATCGTATCAGATGTAGAGTCGATAAGAGCATCGGTTGATATATCGGAAAAAGTGATGGCTGCATTTAAAGACATTGATGCGTCGGTTAAAACAATTTCAGATATGAATGCATTAGTTGCTACAGCTTCTCATCAACAGTTTTCTGTTACAGAAAGTATTGCAGTCACTACGATCAAAGCACGCGACCTCGTCAATGAAAATGCAAATGCCGTGCAGCAGTGTCAGTCTGCCACTGATGAACTTGTTACTTTTGCAAAAAAACAAAACAACGAACTTGCTTTCTTTAAAATCATAAAGTGCTGA
- a CDS encoding LysR family transcriptional regulator — MDIESLKMFAVLAEHLNFTEAASTLETSQPTLSRKIRNLEKKLNVTLVHRIGNKISLTPHGENFLESTLDILSLVEYSVEKLQVQKQGINGRLRIGSLSSMSRFLVQNFLPTFHQKFPNIDIHWRTLSVDNLKVMDNIDLVISPIEPNDDRIVCRKLSQFQRACYASPKYLNEASMPTSVDELKQHQCITQVNRVGVERYWKLENSDGERREVSVEGQMTTDSIDIATSMALEGLGIALLPITHAREYVLSGQLIPLFHNLWFEVNHLYAFYKPSLHTPNRFKLFINELEEFRKQWQNGLSYT; from the coding sequence ATGGATATAGAATCTTTAAAGATGTTTGCAGTTTTAGCCGAACACTTAAACTTTACCGAAGCTGCAAGCACATTAGAAACAAGCCAGCCTACCTTAAGTCGGAAAATTAGAAATTTAGAAAAAAAACTCAATGTGACATTGGTTCATCGAATCGGAAATAAGATTAGCCTCACACCGCATGGTGAAAATTTTTTGGAGTCCACATTAGATATTTTAAGCTTAGTCGAATACAGCGTCGAAAAGCTCCAAGTCCAAAAACAAGGTATAAACGGTCGGTTACGTATAGGGAGTTTATCTTCCATGTCGAGATTTTTAGTGCAAAACTTTCTACCTACATTCCACCAAAAATTTCCCAACATTGATATCCATTGGCGTACCTTATCTGTCGATAACTTAAAAGTGATGGATAATATAGACTTGGTTATTTCTCCCATAGAACCTAATGACGACAGGATTGTTTGTCGTAAGTTATCTCAGTTCCAGCGCGCTTGTTACGCTTCACCTAAATACCTCAACGAAGCGAGTATGCCGACATCCGTTGATGAACTGAAACAACACCAGTGTATTACCCAGGTGAACAGGGTAGGAGTCGAACGCTATTGGAAATTGGAAAACTCAGATGGAGAAAGACGCGAGGTTAGTGTGGAAGGACAAATGACAACAGATTCCATCGACATTGCAACTTCTATGGCGTTAGAAGGCTTAGGTATTGCCTTACTTCCGATTACGCATGCTAGAGAGTATGTGTTAAGTGGTCAATTAATACCGTTGTTCCATAACTTATGGTTCGAAGTAAATCATCTCTATGCTTTCTATAAGCCAAGTCTACATACTCCTAATCGTTTTAAGTTATTTATTAATGAGCTTGAAGAGTTTCGAAAGCAGTGGCAAAACGGACTCAGCTACACTTAA
- the crtI gene encoding phytoene desaturase family protein: MKAETNKQSTPSAVVIGAGFGGIASALRLRAKGYEVAIIDKGDQLGGRARVFRRGGFVFDAGPTVITAPFLIDELFQLFGEKTQDYVTIVPVYPWYRFHYHDGSTFDYGGSLNQILAEIESISPEDVDGYKRLLSTSRDIFDIGFTKLADEPFDKPISMIKQIPNLVKLGCYKTVWQLVSDHLQHEKLRQAFSIQPLLVGGNPFDTTSIYNLIHFLEQKWGVHFAIGGMGALVKALEQLMRSKGIKIRLGEEVEGVIAEEKKVTAVDLKGGKRIRCDIVVSNADPAYLYKKMVPRDQQRWSAKVKAKYSKFSMGLYVLYFGTTKRFPNIAHHTIWLGKRYESLLDDIFNRQVLADDFSLYVHRPTATDPSMAPEGCDSFYVLAPVPNLQSGVDWEKTKNQYGDQIIEALNNSMMPGLSDCIVERFCMTPKDFECNYNSVHGAGFSIAPTLTQSAYFRFHNRGEGPENLFVVGAGSHPGAGLPGVLCSAKVLDKIVPSVEPMNASDSNIIWLKSDDQLTQDIASPSTKGADQGSGG; the protein is encoded by the coding sequence ATGAAAGCAGAAACCAATAAGCAGTCTACTCCAAGCGCTGTAGTTATCGGTGCGGGTTTCGGTGGAATCGCTTCAGCCCTAAGGCTAAGAGCCAAAGGCTATGAAGTTGCGATTATCGACAAAGGCGATCAACTGGGAGGCCGGGCTCGGGTGTTTCGTCGTGGTGGCTTCGTTTTTGACGCTGGACCTACAGTAATCACAGCTCCCTTTCTCATCGATGAACTTTTTCAGCTTTTTGGAGAGAAGACGCAAGATTATGTGACTATTGTTCCTGTCTATCCTTGGTACCGTTTTCACTACCATGATGGCTCTACGTTTGACTATGGCGGCTCATTGAACCAAATCCTAGCGGAAATCGAGTCCATTTCACCCGAGGATGTGGACGGATATAAGCGGTTGCTAAGTACATCGAGAGACATTTTTGACATCGGTTTCACCAAGCTTGCCGACGAGCCTTTCGACAAACCAATCTCCATGATCAAGCAGATTCCAAACCTAGTTAAACTTGGATGCTACAAAACAGTCTGGCAACTTGTCTCTGATCACTTGCAACATGAAAAGTTGAGACAAGCTTTCTCGATACAACCTCTATTAGTGGGTGGCAACCCATTTGACACAACCAGTATTTACAACTTAATACACTTTTTGGAACAAAAGTGGGGAGTGCATTTCGCCATCGGTGGTATGGGTGCTCTCGTCAAAGCGCTTGAACAGTTAATGCGAAGTAAAGGCATAAAGATCCGTTTAGGCGAAGAGGTTGAAGGTGTCATCGCTGAGGAAAAGAAAGTGACAGCCGTTGATCTTAAGGGTGGCAAAAGGATCCGGTGCGACATCGTTGTTTCCAACGCGGATCCGGCATATCTCTATAAGAAGATGGTGCCAAGAGATCAACAACGCTGGTCAGCCAAGGTAAAAGCCAAATATTCGAAGTTTTCAATGGGTCTATATGTTCTCTATTTCGGTACGACTAAACGGTTCCCAAATATCGCGCATCACACCATATGGCTAGGAAAGCGTTATGAAAGTCTTCTTGACGATATATTTAATCGCCAAGTACTCGCGGATGACTTTTCTCTGTATGTCCACCGACCAACGGCGACTGACCCAAGTATGGCGCCGGAGGGCTGCGACAGCTTTTACGTATTGGCACCAGTGCCGAACTTACAGTCGGGCGTAGATTGGGAAAAAACCAAGAACCAATATGGCGACCAGATCATTGAGGCACTCAATAATAGTATGATGCCGGGGCTGTCAGATTGTATTGTTGAACGCTTCTGCATGACTCCGAAAGACTTTGAGTGTAACTATAATAGTGTCCATGGTGCGGGCTTCTCAATCGCTCCAACACTCACTCAGTCGGCCTATTTCCGTTTCCACAACCGTGGTGAAGGTCCGGAAAACCTATTTGTGGTTGGCGCGGGTAGCCACCCAGGTGCAGGGTTGCCCGGCGTACTTTGCTCGGCAAAAGTGTTGGATAAAATAGTTCCCTCGGTCGAACCGATGAATGCTAGCGACTCTAACATCATTTGGTTAAAGAGCGATGACCAGCTAACACAGGATATTGCCTCTCCCAGCACTAAAGGGGCTGACCAGGGAAGTGGAGGTTAA
- a CDS encoding sugar isomerase domain-containing protein yields MSEYLNRLIPKLTSLVEVNQKALSQATELFAQAIVNDNMIQVLGTGHSHMVGLEGFIRAGGLGNVNAILDSVLLTNDGALRGSAMEKLPGLAEVIWNEQNISANDVVMVISNSGRNALPIEFAQIAKSKGHQVIAITSIEQSSKYPSRHSSGLKLMDIADIVIDNQVPPGDGLCNVNGKVTGAFSSIAGIMIMNMLVVESQKAALNQGSTPLIFSSQNVDGFDNDYVYQHFGSRLKSM; encoded by the coding sequence ATGTCTGAATACTTGAATCGTTTAATACCAAAGCTTACCTCACTTGTGGAGGTCAACCAAAAGGCGTTATCTCAAGCAACGGAGTTATTTGCTCAAGCTATTGTTAACGACAATATGATACAAGTCCTAGGGACAGGTCACTCGCACATGGTTGGTCTAGAGGGATTTATTCGAGCTGGTGGCCTTGGTAATGTCAATGCTATCTTAGACTCGGTGCTACTAACCAATGATGGTGCACTAAGAGGTTCGGCTATGGAAAAGTTGCCAGGATTAGCCGAAGTTATTTGGAATGAACAGAATATTTCAGCTAATGATGTAGTGATGGTCATTTCTAATTCAGGGCGGAATGCTCTCCCAATAGAGTTCGCACAGATTGCTAAGTCTAAAGGACATCAAGTTATTGCGATAACGTCGATCGAACAGTCGTCGAAATATCCAAGCCGCCATAGCTCTGGTCTAAAGTTGATGGATATTGCTGATATTGTTATTGATAATCAGGTTCCGCCTGGTGATGGCCTATGTAATGTAAACGGAAAAGTGACGGGCGCTTTTTCAAGCATAGCGGGCATTATGATCATGAACATGTTAGTTGTGGAGTCCCAGAAAGCAGCATTAAATCAAGGTTCTACACCGCTAATTTTCTCGAGTCAGAATGTTGATGGTTTCGACAATGACTATGTATATCAGCATTTTGGATCTCGATTAAAATCTATGTAG
- a CDS encoding YunG family protein, translating to MNPSLSEVLQALQDSWSIDSTDEPENWNPSNPSRGQCGMSSLIINDYFGGKLVLWKVFVGEEQDGVHYSNELPDGTPFDSTGDQFWDTEELKEPLSFERPSELPKNGADRYLRLSDLVRSKLERKQEEKSIST from the coding sequence ATGAATCCAAGTCTCAGCGAAGTATTGCAAGCTCTTCAGGACAGTTGGTCTATAGACAGCACTGATGAGCCAGAAAATTGGAACCCGTCCAACCCGAGCCGTGGGCAGTGCGGGATGTCCTCACTCATAATAAATGACTACTTTGGTGGGAAGTTAGTGCTATGGAAAGTTTTTGTGGGTGAAGAACAAGACGGCGTACATTATTCAAATGAATTACCAGACGGCACTCCATTCGACTCGACTGGTGATCAGTTTTGGGATACAGAGGAGTTAAAAGAACCTTTATCGTTCGAAAGGCCAAGTGAACTACCAAAGAATGGAGCTGACCGTTATCTGCGACTATCAGATTTGGTACGTAGTAAGTTGGAACGCAAGCAGGAAGAAAAGTCCATCTCAACCTAA
- a CDS encoding DUF3360 domain-containing protein encodes MSSTLESVNIPREEPQTQEDELSYEQQHKPSSEFETREQYLEHELQIMSPKRWRPNLPFKDYRFEIEDTIPAMAATIGKVVMVGAIAATFAGALGLNEDFILENVRYELLIASVFIILFSGFLLPTANLAGTHGPLIPLIPIVVAAGGHPMAFGLLIGAFGLLLAISKGGSMLANLTSKGVCGGLLLYLGFVGTASQVKKLFAWAEGIGMSHIAFVVIFCTIILYALLEHFRKRWLAVPLSCLLGGTIAFAMGAPFAFHTEPGLPNMNPMYWWGEDTGWMLGLPTIEHFMVVLPFAILAVAMWSPDFLGHQVFQKISYPERTEKVHMNIDDTMTTASIRQTFGSLLGGTNFTSSWGTYIVPAAIAKRPIPAGALLTALFCIIAAIWGYPMDLAIWQPVLCVALIVGVFVPLLEAGMEMTREGKTTQSAAIVVFSSALVNPAFGWSITMLLDNLGLVGCKERSGELSKMSRWVLPGIMFVVLTSVMALVGLLPGIPAIIPSFR; translated from the coding sequence ATGAGCAGTACTTTAGAGTCCGTAAATATACCAAGAGAGGAGCCTCAGACCCAAGAGGACGAACTCTCCTATGAACAGCAACACAAACCAAGCTCAGAGTTTGAAACCCGAGAACAGTATCTAGAGCACGAATTACAAATCATGTCGCCTAAGCGCTGGCGTCCAAATTTACCGTTTAAAGATTATCGATTTGAGATAGAAGACACCATCCCAGCCATGGCCGCGACCATTGGTAAAGTGGTTATGGTGGGCGCGATTGCAGCCACCTTTGCTGGTGCTCTCGGGTTAAATGAAGACTTCATTCTAGAAAACGTTCGATACGAACTCCTTATCGCCTCTGTCTTCATCATTCTTTTCTCTGGCTTTCTACTACCAACGGCTAACCTCGCAGGTACACACGGCCCACTTATTCCATTAATCCCTATTGTTGTTGCCGCTGGCGGTCACCCAATGGCCTTTGGCTTGCTGATTGGCGCATTCGGCTTGCTGTTAGCCATCAGTAAAGGCGGCAGTATGTTGGCTAACCTCACCAGTAAAGGTGTGTGTGGCGGATTGCTGCTCTACCTTGGCTTCGTGGGCACCGCTTCTCAAGTGAAAAAGCTGTTCGCTTGGGCAGAAGGCATCGGCATGAGCCACATCGCTTTTGTGGTGATCTTCTGCACCATTATTCTGTATGCGCTATTGGAGCACTTCCGTAAGCGTTGGTTAGCTGTACCTCTTAGCTGCTTACTGGGTGGTACGATTGCATTTGCTATGGGTGCGCCATTTGCTTTCCACACTGAGCCAGGCTTACCTAACATGAACCCGATGTATTGGTGGGGAGAAGATACAGGTTGGATGCTAGGTCTACCGACGATTGAACACTTCATGGTAGTACTGCCGTTCGCGATTCTAGCAGTAGCGATGTGGTCACCAGATTTCTTGGGGCATCAAGTATTCCAAAAGATCAGCTACCCAGAGCGCACTGAAAAAGTACACATGAACATTGATGACACCATGACAACAGCGTCTATTCGTCAAACGTTCGGCTCGCTACTTGGCGGTACTAACTTTACGTCTTCATGGGGTACTTACATCGTACCTGCGGCGATTGCTAAACGCCCTATTCCGGCGGGTGCTTTGCTGACGGCTCTGTTCTGTATCATCGCTGCGATTTGGGGCTACCCGATGGATTTAGCTATCTGGCAACCGGTACTTTGTGTGGCACTGATTGTGGGTGTATTCGTTCCACTGCTAGAGGCAGGAATGGAGATGACGCGTGAAGGCAAAACTACGCAATCAGCAGCGATTGTTGTGTTCTCATCAGCGCTTGTAAACCCAGCATTTGGTTGGTCTATCACCATGTTGCTAGACAACTTAGGCTTAGTTGGCTGTAAAGAACGTAGTGGTGAACTGAGTAAGATGAGCCGTTGGGTACTACCGGGCATTATGTTTGTTGTACTAACAAGCGTGATGGCATTGGTTGGCCTTCTACCAGGCATTCCAGCGATTATCCCAAGCTTTCGTTAA
- a CDS encoding Brp/Blh family beta-carotene 15,15'-dioxygenase, translated as MESTLNHPQSRLWPLFCVYAATLAFLSLWTSHGDTAVLVLIAVFGIPHGALDVLMMMRLSKNLNGRDGVNGRVRLGLYALAYLVAVIICLFLWMKIPTLCLVLLLILAAGHFGEDWSPIARKSRVFLGVVVVTLPAIFHPNALSSYFVVLGVSEYQASNLVTMMALACLLSCIVLITQFTNHSMEFILWVISLFIAAALLPVLQYFCLYFCALHAPLHTLDVKQTNRLSWNQVFKAALLPTVGTALIMIAFFNWLPDKGLSAQLLNTVFITLFALTVPHLFLTRVYNGRVRTHEMIEPNK; from the coding sequence ATGGAATCGACGTTGAATCATCCCCAATCTCGGCTTTGGCCATTGTTTTGTGTTTATGCTGCCACTTTGGCATTCCTTAGTTTATGGACATCTCACGGAGACACGGCAGTGCTGGTGCTGATTGCGGTTTTTGGTATACCACACGGGGCCTTAGACGTACTCATGATGATGCGCCTTTCAAAAAATCTTAATGGTCGTGATGGCGTAAATGGACGAGTTCGACTTGGTCTGTATGCGTTGGCCTACTTGGTGGCCGTTATTATCTGTTTGTTTTTATGGATGAAGATACCAACGTTGTGTTTGGTTCTACTGCTGATTCTCGCCGCTGGACATTTTGGGGAAGACTGGTCTCCAATTGCTCGAAAAAGCAGAGTTTTTTTAGGGGTTGTAGTCGTGACACTACCTGCCATTTTCCACCCTAATGCCCTGAGCAGTTACTTCGTTGTTCTGGGGGTAAGTGAGTATCAAGCAAGCAACTTGGTAACTATGATGGCTTTGGCATGTCTTCTATCGTGCATAGTGCTGATTACTCAGTTTACTAACCACTCGATGGAATTTATTCTTTGGGTAATAAGCCTTTTCATTGCCGCTGCGCTCTTACCAGTTCTCCAATATTTTTGCCTATATTTCTGTGCGTTGCATGCGCCGCTTCATACTCTAGACGTCAAACAGACTAACCGATTGTCATGGAACCAAGTATTTAAAGCGGCGTTATTGCCGACTGTTGGGACGGCACTCATTATGATTGCTTTTTTCAACTGGCTTCCAGATAAAGGATTGTCTGCTCAACTTCTTAATACGGTTTTTATCACTTTGTTTGCGCTGACCGTACCTCACCTTTTTCTCACCCGAGTTTACAATGGACGTGTACGAACGCACGAAATGATAGAACCAAACAAATAG
- a CDS encoding lycopene cyclase family protein yields the protein MVGVGLSSCSLVLALIEAGYSGEIVMLEQADVVNTNKTWCYWSDKHMPRYLSPLVSKRWRHWRVAETKQSVSNNEHGYHCIKAADFFDYCFERFANYGKVTMLFNKAVDDIAVGTSTVTVRSNDFSITATHGFDSRPPPLTNVGRGSLLQCFTGAWVESTEPIFHPQTAHLMADIKTVGDAIEFIYILPLSRREALIEVTQFSPKAKSLKRLKKMTLEVLDTFGLGSEDVTGWEGGILPMTTYTDPTIVDEKGSNTSNQWRNIGIRGNCIRAATGYAFSRIQQDSQRIARQITGQKIATYEEKTISLNAGLYTWLDSIFLMALTQRPELAPEVFKRMARGTTGEQFARFMTERASALDLLKVIGSMPKRAFVRAAWETMIWNRR from the coding sequence ATGGTGGGGGTAGGACTCTCCTCTTGCTCGTTAGTACTAGCTCTGATTGAAGCCGGATATTCGGGCGAAATAGTTATGCTTGAGCAAGCCGATGTCGTGAATACCAACAAAACATGGTGTTATTGGAGCGACAAGCATATGCCCCGTTATCTATCTCCTCTTGTGAGTAAGCGGTGGCGTCACTGGCGTGTTGCAGAGACAAAGCAATCTGTTTCTAACAACGAACATGGCTACCATTGCATTAAAGCGGCAGATTTTTTTGATTACTGCTTTGAACGTTTTGCCAATTACGGAAAAGTCACCATGCTTTTCAATAAAGCGGTGGATGATATTGCTGTGGGTACCAGCACGGTCACGGTTCGTTCCAATGATTTCAGCATCACCGCCACACATGGTTTCGACAGTCGTCCTCCACCGCTAACCAATGTTGGTAGAGGTAGCTTGCTTCAGTGTTTCACCGGCGCTTGGGTGGAGAGTACCGAACCCATATTTCACCCTCAAACTGCCCATTTAATGGCGGATATAAAAACCGTAGGTGATGCCATTGAGTTTATTTACATTCTTCCTTTAAGTCGGAGAGAGGCGTTGATTGAAGTAACGCAATTCTCCCCGAAAGCCAAATCATTAAAACGTCTCAAAAAAATGACGCTTGAGGTGCTAGATACTTTTGGCTTGGGTAGCGAAGATGTGACTGGTTGGGAGGGAGGGATCTTGCCGATGACAACCTATACCGACCCAACTATTGTCGATGAAAAAGGTAGTAACACGAGCAACCAATGGCGAAACATAGGTATTAGAGGCAACTGCATTAGAGCGGCTACTGGGTACGCTTTCTCTCGAATTCAACAAGATAGCCAACGCATAGCTCGTCAAATTACAGGGCAAAAAATTGCAACTTACGAAGAAAAGACAATATCGTTGAACGCTGGGCTATACACTTGGTTAGATTCTATCTTCCTAATGGCTCTTACTCAGCGTCCTGAATTGGCACCTGAGGTATTCAAAAGAATGGCGAGGGGAACAACGGGTGAGCAGTTTGCGAGGTTCATGACTGAGCGAGCTTCGGCGCTTGACCTTCTCAAGGTTATTGGCTCAATGCCTAAACGAGCCTTTGTTCGCGCAGCTTGGGAGACAATGATATGGAATCGACGTTGA
- a CDS encoding phytoene/squalene synthase family protein, whose protein sequence is MKNPALLSLATHGKTFKFASLLLSKAQVDQAARLYQFCRWVDDIADETQDKSFAKEMLDNVKQQIITGKPRNKITEDFLILSGELGIPINHALTLIDGVSSDLNEVAFVTEDELIEYAYKVAGVVGLMMCPILDAKPQGTAHAIDLGIAMQLTNIARDVMEDAQLGRRYLPLEWCGVSTHQIVEDSDTTVRPQVMQAIRRTLALAECYYQSARQGYRYLPPQSHRAIVVAEAVYREIGVKLERQGLRYWQGRTTITLGGKFWLASSSLISFKVREKAPHNHDLHKPLSKIVGFDRLGRKSNGLPHQ, encoded by the coding sequence ATGAAAAATCCAGCGCTCCTTAGCTTGGCAACTCATGGTAAGACATTCAAATTCGCAAGTCTTCTACTTAGCAAGGCACAGGTAGATCAGGCAGCGAGGCTCTATCAGTTCTGCCGTTGGGTTGACGATATAGCAGATGAAACACAGGACAAAAGCTTTGCGAAAGAGATGCTAGACAACGTGAAGCAACAAATCATTACCGGCAAACCACGTAATAAGATAACCGAAGATTTCCTAATATTGTCCGGTGAATTAGGTATACCCATCAACCATGCTCTGACCCTCATTGATGGTGTTTCTAGTGATTTGAATGAGGTTGCCTTTGTTACTGAAGATGAGCTCATTGAATACGCCTATAAAGTCGCTGGGGTTGTAGGGCTGATGATGTGTCCGATTCTCGATGCTAAGCCGCAAGGTACTGCGCATGCAATCGATCTTGGAATCGCTATGCAACTAACGAATATAGCGAGAGATGTGATGGAAGACGCTCAACTCGGGAGAAGGTACTTGCCTCTTGAATGGTGTGGAGTCAGTACACATCAAATCGTCGAGGACTCAGACACAACGGTTCGGCCACAGGTTATGCAAGCGATCAGACGTACACTCGCGCTGGCAGAGTGCTATTACCAAAGTGCGCGTCAAGGGTATCGTTACCTGCCACCGCAAAGCCACAGAGCAATTGTTGTTGCAGAAGCTGTTTACCGAGAGATAGGAGTAAAACTTGAGCGGCAAGGTCTAAGGTATTGGCAAGGAAGAACCACAATTACGCTCGGGGGTAAATTTTGGTTAGCGTCTTCCAGTTTAATCTCTTTCAAAGTACGCGAGAAAGCACCTCACAATCACGACTTGCACAAACCGTTGAGCAAGATAGTCGGTTTTGACAGGCTTGGGCGTAAATCAAATGGTCTTCCACACCAATAA